A genomic segment from Methanobrevibacter sp. encodes:
- a CDS encoding ATP-binding protein, which produces MALKNLFDNYKEFEEIIKHESNGTIDLKDVELNPATVLPLLCECKNNNLKIFNGENAFQYLGNILNNDVFFSKLPKSRVESDETDFLTNFVENLDSEYGSYFVLRHTISELANNVYDHSKIEINGGQSYIFAKLYEDYKKLDLCVIDDGLSIPRLFEESSVSFDNDCKALEMAIGVFSTVSNNDYEMGNGLRTIVRLIAEGNGGEILIVSRNAGLHICGENYRYYSFDDEYGFDGTLVSIRLNKFEVQNIYELLEPQKLNNYKYDGATYDY; this is translated from the coding sequence ATGGCACTTAAAAATCTATTTGATAATTATAAAGAATTTGAAGAAATAATTAAACATGAAAGTAATGGAACAATTGATTTGAAAGATGTTGAACTTAATCCAGCGACTGTACTACCACTGTTATGTGAATGTAAAAATAATAATCTTAAAATATTTAACGGTGAGAATGCATTTCAATATTTAGGAAATATTTTAAATAACGACGTGTTTTTCTCTAAATTGCCTAAATCTAGAGTTGAAAGTGATGAAACTGATTTTTTAACAAATTTTGTAGAAAATCTAGATTCAGAATATGGTAGTTATTTTGTTTTAAGGCATACAATTTCAGAGTTGGCCAATAATGTGTATGACCACTCTAAAATTGAAATAAATGGTGGTCAAAGTTATATTTTTGCAAAACTGTATGAGGATTATAAAAAACTTGATTTGTGTGTAATTGATGATGGATTATCTATTCCTAGATTATTTGAAGAGTCCAGTGTCTCCTTTGACAATGATTGTAAAGCTCTTGAAATGGCAATAGGAGTTTTTTCAACAGTTTCTAATAATGATTATGAAATGGGAAATGGTTTGAGGACAATCGTCAGATTAATAGCAGAAGGAAATGGGGGTGAAATTTTAATAGTGTCTAGGAATGCAGGATTGCATATTTGTGGTGAGAACTATAGATATTATTCTTTTGATGATGAATACGGCTTTGATGGAACTTTAGTTTCAATAAGATTAAATAAGTTTGAAGTTCAAAATATTTATGAGTTACTTGAGCCTCAAAAATTAAATAATTATAAATATGATGGTGCAACTTATGATTATTAA